In Citrus sinensis cultivar Valencia sweet orange chromosome 4, DVS_A1.0, whole genome shotgun sequence, one DNA window encodes the following:
- the LOC102628755 gene encoding uncharacterized protein LOC102628755 codes for MEALYFSKKKMEALLASYGDSSSDSDTERGNPSNSGINSSSSQPETTNLPLPPPPLSLVNPPNSLGSIDHHLPTGQPSRVRNFPHVEGNYALHVYIPVLIPLAPKKELAQFLKRVSSILPGIYVVDVDVPFTSLRKDDSELEQVAFGREFHISLGRTVPIRVHQIDSIVAMLRQRLQSQRRYWIDFSKWEAFVNDDRTRTFLSLEVITGGLLEITKQIQVVNEVYRLHNLPEFYKDPRPHISLAWLLGDVSSSLKRVVVEEMKRLSVESSLHKHFFSCKFGGIHCKIGKKTYKICKFSGE; via the exons atggaagccttgtatttttccaaaaaaaaaatggaagccTTGTTAGCTTCGTACGGGGACTCGTCTTCAGACTCGGACACAGAACGCGGCAACCCAAGCAACAGCGGCATCAACTCTTCTAGCTCGCAACCGGAGACGACCAATTTACCTTTGCCCCCGCctcctctctctctcgttAACCCTCCCAATTCCCTTG GTTCGATAGATCATCATCTTCCCACCGGTCAGCCTAGTAGAGTCAGGAACTTTCCCCACGTTGAAGGCAATTATGCTTTACACGTATATATCCCAG TTCTTATACCATTGGCGCCAAAGAAAGAGCTGGCTCAGTTCTTGAAGAGGGTCTCGTCTATTTTGCCCGGTATTTACGTTGTTGATGTCGATGTTCCATTTACCAGTCTCCGCAAAGACGATTCGGAGTTGGAGCAAGTTGCATTTGGAAGGGAATTTCACATTAGTTTGGGCAGAACCGTCCCTATTCGCGTGCACCAAATTGACTCCATTGTGGCAATGCTTCGCCAGAGGCTTCAGTCTCAGCGGCG ATATTGGATTGATTTTAGTAAGTGGGAGGCTTTTGTTAATGATGATCGCACGCGCACGTTTCTTTCCTTAGAAGTTATTACTGGAGGACTACTTGAG ATAACTAAGCAGATTCAAGTGGTTAATGAGGTTTACCGGCTTCATAATCTCCCTGAATTTTATAAG GATCCACGCCCTCATATATCATTGGCTTGGCTATTGGGAGATGTGAGCAGTTCTCTGAAGAGAGTTGTTGTCGAAGAAATGAAGAGATTAAGCGTTGAAAGTTCATTACACAAGCACTTTTTTTCTTGCAAATTTGGAGGCATCCATTGCAAGATTGgtaaaaaaacatataaaatatgtaagtTTTCAGGCgaatga